A region of the Peredibacter starrii genome:
GACGAATGAAGCTCAAAAAAATACAAAGTTAGTCCCTGAAGGTTTAAAGCTCATCGGAGTACTAAGAAGCCGCGAAGGCCATTCACAAAATGACTTTTCGGATAAATGGCGTTTATTAGGAATTAAAGAAGCGGATGTTCTCGATTACCGTATCACCAAATGGGATGAAGCAATTCCTGTATGTGCTCCCGGTAGAGCAAAAGAAGTCCTCGCTTATCGAGAGTCGCTGAAAGCAACTGACCAACTATTTTTAGCAGGTGACTATCTCGGCACTCCCTGTGCAGAAGGTGCGGTGGAGTCTGGAACTTTTATCGCGAGTCTCTTTACGAGATAAAATCTAATAGAATCATATTAAGAATCCCAGGTTGCTCGAGTGGAACAAAGTGACCGCAGTCATTTAAAGATTCAAATTTGGCGTTCTTTGGATTCTTAGCGGTCCTCTCAATGGCCGAGGGTAGAACAATCTTATCATCCTCACCTGCTACATAAAGCATCGGTAGAGTGACTTTTTGAAGATCGGCAGAGATGTTCCTTCTTTCAAGAGTCGCCTTGAGCTGCCGGAGATAAACTTCCTTAGCGTCAGCTCCTGCCATGGCATGAATGGTATTTCTAATTTCAAGGTTCTCGTATGAAGCGGGAGCGAGATAATCCTTCAAACGCTTATCGGTGATTCCTGTGAACTTTCCCTTCTCTAAAGCAGGCAATGTGTCCAGAACGAGCTTCTTCTCCTCTGGAGGATATCCTTCCCCTGAAGCAGCAATCACAACTAGCTTCTCAACTCTCTCAGGGTATTTAATCGCAAATTCCTGGGCAACATGTCCTCCCATGGAAAAACCTATGAGGGTCATTTTC
Encoded here:
- a CDS encoding alpha/beta fold hydrolase, whose product is MISSFCVFLPGTLCDERIFQYQLREFPNHAVIDLRHSDSIEEMLELVRKLPQKKMTLIGFSMGGHVAQEFAIKYPERVEKLVVIAASGEGYPPEEKKLVLDTLPALEKGKFTGITDKRLKDYLAPASYENLEIRNTIHAMAGADAKEVYLRQLKATLERRNISADLQKVTLPMLYVAGEDDKIVLPSAIERTAKNPKNAKFESLNDCGHFVPLEQPGILNMILLDFIS